GTTGGATTGGGTGGTTCATCCAATCCCAACacattatttattttagtttatttattaCACTTTATTTCTTGCGTATTTTTTCTTACTATAAAGTATGGTCCTTTTATAGACAAattcttaaaataataatttgtcTACTAAtaaattttagctcaataataCTGAAATTATCTCTAGTGCTGTGAGTTTTAAGTTCAAATATCAATCGAAGCtgaaagttaaataaaaaaaaagcattctttaatttttttcttgagaaggaaaaaagaaaagggaaaaaagAGTTGTTCTTGCCACCTCTTATTTCAagaaattcaaattttgaaaaaaaaaatatacatatatatatttttataaaaaagaaaaatatttcattaattaaaagaAGAATACATAAATAAAGTATAAATCACATTATTACATTTTTGTATAAATGAAATTAaccatttatataaaaaaaatttaaagatttgATAGTATTGATAGAGCATGTTGGCTTGCGATAAATGTGCTGTATGCTCTACTCTTGGACTCCATGATTTTTTAATAAGTTCTATCAAATAATCTTCAAATATAATAtcttgctaaaaaaaaaaatctacatctTATAAAGCattcttattaaaaaaaatcactTATATATACTGATAAAAACTCTTTAATAAAGAGGAATGCTCTGTTACAGGATAGAAACACAACGCATACACTTAGAGCTATTAATGAGGATAAATCCGAGTATTCATTCACTTAAAATCTATTAACAATTATAGATCTGAGGAGAGATActcaaaatctatttcaaacagaTACAATgtgagaattattaaaaaaaataaaaaaaaaagtagtaaaaaataaagataaagggGTTGTAATCGGTGAAAACACTCACCGATGCCAcctaaaagaaaaatcaaaaggaTAAAAGGAGAGAGGAGgagagaagaaagagagaaaaaaaaaaaaaaaagatgaaagaTGTTTCTTTTCACTTTGGATAAACATATTCCTAGTTAGTAATACAAACTATtattataagaaattcaaatttTGGATAAACATGTTCCTAATCACTAATACAAACTATTATTAAAGAAATTCAAATTTTGGATAAATATATTCCTTATTATTAATACAAACTATTTATTGGACTTGATTACTAGTAGAACAAGTGAATTGCATCATTGGCTCTAATTCCAGCACCCCACAGAGTGGTTTGATCAGTCAAAAACCAGTTACTTCCAGGTTTTTTGAGTTTGATGCTGGTGAGTTCAATACCATATTTGTGATGAAGGATCAGCTTCAAGGATAGTACGTTCATATAAGGATGAACAATACATTCATAAATCTCGCCGACTCCACCTAAGATCCAGATACTATAAGTCTTATGGACAATGATATTAATGTTTGGATAATATCCTACATTTGCTAAGTCTTCCAACACCTGCCCATTTAAAAACAACACTTGTTCCTCTATTGCCAAACCAAAATAATTCTTAGCTTGGTCTTTAAggaaaatgccctttgtttgttCAGTAATCAATACTTGGAACTGAAGAGCTTCATAGACTAGACTAACCTGCAAAAACTACAGTCACACAACATCAAATTATGCAAAGCAACTTAATTAAAAGTGGAAGACAAGTGATTAATTACCCGAATGAGAAAAATTACAGAGCCTTGTTCAATCCCATAATCTTGCACTCTTATTGAATCCCGTAGCGACTCTCCATTAAAAGAGAGGCCTTGCCACTGTGGTTCAACATGAATCAATTGCTGAATCCTCTGTTTAACGTGAAGAATTGTTGGATTTTGATCATATCCTGGAATCATCAAAGAGAAGTTGCCTTCAGGGTAGACAACTGTTACCTCCATGGTCTGTACTGTAACtgcaattattattaattaagcaTTTAATTACATGCAATATTATAagctttaataaattaaaaacaaattaaCTAATAATATCACCTCTGGTTTTCACTACAAAGAATTTGATTAGATATATACCTCTTAATTCTAAGAAGCTTTATAGAGAGAGCAAAATCTACTTATTGGTGTATTAAAAAAAATGATCACACAAAATGGATTATGGTTACTTTTTAGTACGATTTAAATGatttcctttaaaaaaaaaaaaaaaatcttgtatGCCAATTGCATAGAGAAGACATCAATTTCTCATTTTGTTTGTTCATGCACATTTGTTGTGCATATTAGATAAGGGTGGCTACCGGGCTAATTTCAACTCAAGGGATTGAGAATGAACTGCAAGATCTCTCTTAATTTTGATTTCGATtcgattttgattttaatttcgatTCAAGGGCAAATTTTCCTGAATTTGACCAATTCCAAATAAAGTTACTTCATTTTTAAAAGGTTCTTGCAAGTTCTTTATGAACGGGGAAGTGTGTATGCTGTGCATTCTTCAAACTTATCGGATATGGTAATGTAATtaattgaacaaaaaaaaaaaaaagtgttcttCCTATTTGAAATGCATGATTAATTGAGATGTGAGGAAATGGTTGAGGTGTCTTAAAGTGTGACTCGCTAAGCCAGTATGCTATGGTGTGTGCTGGTGCAAATTATATCACTAATTTTGTGCAAAACTGAAAGTTGGTGCTAAAAATAAAaagttttaaattaattatatatttaaaaattaataattttatataaataaaataaaatgtaaaaaaatattttattaagactaaatattaaattaataatatttagttaaataaaatagatttatttataattctctctataattataattaatcatatttagttattttaaatattaaaaatttacttttttataatatagtttttaatttaattttatttttagtgtTTTGACTGCAATAATTAATTTTGAAACAAGTAAAAGGTATGAAATTATGTTGAGTGTTCATTGACTTATGTCATCCCTTGATTTTATGCATGCAATCATTTCACCCCTTGATTTTATGCCTGCTCCATTTGCATCCAATCATAATTCTTGTGAAGCTCTTTCCGTGACAATGTTTGATTAATTTGCCAAAGCATATGTGCAAAATTTAAGATATATCGATTCCCTAGCAGAGGGCTCTCCCTCTATGGCCATAATTTTCCTTATCTCCCTCTCAACTCATAGGTCATCATCAAATGGTCAGAAAATAAGACAATAATagttgtattttggataaataaTGTATACTTCAAATGTAAAAGCTTTGATGATATTTTTTTTCATCGGAGGATGTGATAGACGAGAGGAAGACAACCAGCTGATGGATACGCTTAACAATCATAGGAGCAGAAATGCTCACCATCTCAATTATAGATGCACAATTATAAAGCAAAcatgtaaattatatatttttatgataaagatcaactaaattatatataaattaaataataataataataattacaaagaaggaaaaaaaaatttcctGTCATATTGATTGCAATGTAGATTTTTGCAACGTTTGGTGTAGAATTTTTTCTTGGTATCATCTGGATATGTTTCAGAGTCGAAAAGTATTAAATTCGtgtgtcaattaaaaataattaatataaaattaaaaatctcAAGTGATATTACGCTAGTTGCCATAATCACAGCTGATTTATAGAAGGAATTAACAATTAACTCACAAATCTCTCCGTTATGCAAGTGAAAGCAATGGCTCAATTCTTTCTGCAAATTTAGCTCAGAAGGCCCAAAATTTGATATGGGTGTCTTTGAATTTCCAAAATAGGATTCCGCTTCCTTTCTGTACAAAGTTTCAGCCTTTTCTTTCTGTTCAATTCTTTCTTTGAATCACATATCCTGAGCGCCAGATGGCTTGTTATAGCAGCAAGGAGAAGCCTTCAAAACTAGTGGTTAATGGAACGAGTCAGTAGAAACTGGCAAATTAATGCAGAACAAACAATAGCCGCACTACCAGCAATAACGGGCTCTGTAGCACCCACAAGTTACCGTCCCTGGAATTCAAACACAAACCCCACGACAAGGCCTTAGCAGCTTCAGGCATCAAACCCCCCTCCAGTAAGAGCTGCACCAACAAGGCCAGTTCAAACGCCAGAGACCATACTTGGAAAACCCTTGGAAGACATTAAGCAGTACTACAGTTTAGGGAAAGAACTGGGTAGAGGCCAATTTGGTATTACTTACTTGTGCATAGAGAATTCCATTGGCCACACTTATGCCTCTAAATCCACACTGAAGAGAAAGCTCGTCAATAAGGGTTATAGAGAAGATATCAAGATAGAGGTTCAGATTATGCAGCACTTGTCTGGGCAGCCGAACATTATAGAGTTCAGGGGTGCCAATGAGGATAGACAATCTGTTCATGTGCTGATGGAACTTTGTGCAGGTAGAACTTTTTGATCGTATTATTGTTAAGGGGCATTATTCGGAGAGAGATGCCACTAGAATTTCCAAGGATAGTGTGAATCTGGTGCACGCTTGCCATATTATGGGAGTGATGCACCATTTTATGGATTGCCTGTGTTCATTGGGGAAGGTTAATTTTTAATCCTTTCTCTGTTCTTTATATAGTGTGACATGTATCACTTAATATAATAAAGATGCTGTTGTTGCTGAAATGTTTGATTATGGTTTTGATAGCTGTATTATGCATAAGAATTATGCCTTCACAATCCTCGAATTTGGGCATTCTTTTGCATAAAATTGATGGAATCATGcgaatttaatttttgaatgaatTCAGAGGGTTGGAGAAATTGTTCAATTTAGTACAGTGTAATGCAATTGAACATTACATTTTCTGTCACATTGAGCTATTGGATTAATGGAGATTGACGGTCAGTTTAGTTGTTTGGGATTAagatttagttatttttgttgTTTTCGTTATATTGATGTTGACAATTGAAAATCAATAGAATTTAAGAGTTTATTTCTTTTTCCATTTGATTATTCTTCGTTGTTCTACATCACGATACACTTTTAAGATGAAAATATTCATATATGTTCTCATGCTATTAAGAAGGGCGAAGCTACAGTTCCACTAGTAGTGTTAATTGACccattgaacttttttttttttgtcaaattattagttatcattaattttttttttttataaatatatctttttttttcttaatgcCCCATTACATTTTATTCAATACTTTGAAAATTTTCCAATTTGATATATAAGAGTAAAAATTTGATTTAGAATATATTAAAGTgttgtaattatttaaatatttactgaaaaaataatttgaaaattttttaatgagATTTTTACATTTAATATGAGTTAAAgtaaaacaaaaaaagaaaaaaatcatatttaatatgaataaattatttaattgattggtaattaattattcatatttatatttattatataattaaaaaatatagatataaatatataattagttttttgtattttttatgagatataataaataatataattgaatATTGAACATTTCATCTCAATGAcacaatattttataaataaataaaaaatatttttatttaaatgttttatAAATATGTGAAGATAAAAACTTTTACCCCACTTATAAAAAATTCTAACTCCACCACCACTGAATATTAAGTATTTTAAAGTTGGTATAAGATCAAGTAAACTAGGAAATAAGAATAAGGTAATGATGAGCTTTGATTGAAAGAGTTGTATTCTTTATCGTTCGTTCGATGTAATTGAAGGAAAACTAAGGAGAATAGTGTATTTCATCCAATCCCAACACactattattttagtttatttattaAGCTTTATTTCTTGTAAATTTTTCTCGCTATAAAGTATAACTATTCATCCAGCAATAAACTTTAACTCAATAATTTTAGTGTCATCTCTAAAATTACGAGCTCTTAAGTTTGATCtctaattaaagataaaataaaaaataaaaaaatataaaaaaagataATCTTACATGTTCATCTCTtattataagaaattcaaatttTGGTTAAACATATTCCTAAATACAATGTTTATCACTATTATTAGACTTGATTACTCGTAGAATATTTCAATTTCATCATCAGCATTAATTCCAGCAGCCCCCAAAATAGTTTGATCGGTCAAAAGCCAGTTACTTCCAAGTTTTTTGAGGCTAATGTTGGAGATTTCAAGACCATGTCGTTTATGAAGACTCCGCTTCACGGATTTTACAGACATATAACGATGAACAACAAAGGCAAAAAGCCGGTTGTTTCCATGTCGAATCCAGACAATATAAGTCTTAAGGACAAAGATAGTAATGTTTGGATAATACTCTACATCTGCTTCATCTTGCAGCACCTGCATATTGAAAATCAACATTTGTTCCTCTATTGCCAAACCAAAACGATTCAGAACTTGTTCTTTAAGGTAAATGACCTTAGTTTGTTCATTAATCAATACTCGGTGTCTAATATGTTCATATTCTAGACTGACTTGAAAAAACTGCAGCCACACAACACCAGAGTAAGCGAag
The Hevea brasiliensis isolate MT/VB/25A 57/8 chromosome 18, ASM3005281v1, whole genome shotgun sequence genome window above contains:
- the LOC131176077 gene encoding polyubiquitin 8-like isoform X1 encodes the protein MEVTVVYPEGNFSLMIPGYDQNPTILHVKQRIQQLIHVEPQWQGLSFNGESLRDSIRVQDYGIEQGSVIFLIRFLQVSLVYEALQFQVLITEQTKGIFLKDQAKNYFGLAIEEQVLFLNGQVLEDLANVGYYPNINIIVHKTYSIWILGGVGEIYECIVHPYMNVLSLKLILHHKYGIELTSIKLKKPGSNWFLTDQTTLWGAGIRANDAIHLFY
- the LOC131176077 gene encoding uncharacterized protein LOC131176077 isoform X2: MEVTVVYPEGNFSLMIPGYDQNPTILHVKQRIQQLIHVEPQWQGLSFNGESLRDSIRVQDYGIEQGSVIFLIRVSLVYEALQFQVLITEQTKGIFLKDQAKNYFGLAIEEQVLFLNGQVLEDLANVGYYPNINIIVHKTYSIWILGGVGEIYECIVHPYMNVLSLKLILHHKYGIELTSIKLKKPGSNWFLTDQTTLWGAGIRANDAIHLFY